aacaaaaatatcacctataagaatttaaaaattaaaaatttcagacCAAACAAATGAATTACACAATTAACTTTACTTCAAATAGTATTAAAAGACAGCAACGAAAACTTGACGGGATGGCCTGCTTTCTCTACTACTTGAAAAAAATGAGTGGAGTGATGATGAAACTAATATAAGTGGTTACTCTAATGAGTTATTGGTTTTATATtcgtatatacatatatgcatttGGCAACTtgatatttatatctatatcCAAGTCAAACAATATCTTCGAAATCACATTTCCAGACTTCTTTTATACTCgtcataagtttttttttttgtaaccaacTCGTCATAAGTTTCATATTCATTAATTTAACATACGGTCCTTGAACAACTGCTATGGTTTTTTTAATACTGTATTAAGTTTTccttatgttttaataatttcaaagtgGATAATTAGGTCCAACTCCAGGTGCAAGAACCTAGCTAAAACTACAAGTAGAAATAACGGACTATTAAGATAACTTGTAATTTTAAAGCCACTTTTCAATAAAAAAGATAACTTGTAATGTTTATATCATGGTATAAAAATTCTGCGGTTATATCATGTTTATGTTTGTACTACCTTATCCTTCTAAGTTAGATTAGGTTTACAGAGTCATTAATGCCCGGACATCATCAATGCATACTCTAGAAAGTACTTCAATTAGTGCTGTGATCTACTCATACACAAAGATTCAGTTTTTGTCAaccaaaatcttttttttatcaatatagtGAGATACCATAATCTAGTTTACTTTTTTGTGATGTTACTCTTTTTAGTAATACAATTGAATCTATGCCAAGACTTAGAACAAACCTTTTAGTCGGCATAGTGGTATAGAAAGATGTATCGGCATAGTGGCATAGTCGGCATAGTAAAACATAATCCAAAGCTATATCGTTTGTAAGTGTACGGAAACTGGAGGCATAGTGGTATAGAAAGATGTTAAGGTTTGTGACAACTGTCAAAAGAGCAGATTTACTTCTGATCAATTTTAAATCTGCTCTTTTGACAGTTGTCACAAACCTTAACATCTTTCTATACCACTATGCCTCCAGTTTCCGTACACTTACAAACGATATAGCTTTGGATtatgttttagataaaaaaaaaagcagtcTTATGCGTatatgtatcatatttatttagcaaaaatatatgtgtattgTAATTCACATGACATGATAACATACATAactgatgtaaaaaaaaagataaaacataattttaccAGAATTTACGCATCCCACACACGGTACCATTCGGACCCTTAGTCAAATTAAAATGTTGTCACCAATTTCATTTGCCTAAAACATCACAAAATAAATCATCTACCCAAATAACTAATACTCCCTATCTATTAGTTGACACTTGACACTCGACGAGGGGCGGCTGAGTTGGTTAATGACAAATTGACTTGTAACTCTTTTATTACATATCGATGGGGTGTTCACATCACTGTAGTCTGTACCTAAAGCGTTTAATCAGTCAAATCTGTAACACCAACCCAAAAAATCTCTCCTTTTGCATAGATTCCCTCTTCGTTTCCCCTCTCTGATTCCGTTCGACGCTCAGGCTATAGACTCCGTCATCATCcaggtaaaaataaaattaaaaaaaatcctcTGTTTCTGAGTTTTGTCTTGATCCGGTCACTGAATTCCGGCGAAAGGTCTCGACTTTACCGGTTTATAACCACCCTGATCTCTGTTTTCTATCTTCAGGGGATCTTACAGTGTGTTTGGAAGATCttccagagaagaagaagaagaagaaaagtgtcTCAATCAGGGGCTGTTGATGTGGGGTTTTGCGCTGAGCAGTTGAAGTTGtgtctttttgtgtgtgtgtgggtCTTATCATAAGGATCAAGTTTCTGTGTGGTTGATGGTTGCGTATGTCTCTGTATGTAGTAGATTCGTGTTCTAGAGCTTACGATGGGTGGTTGCGTAAGTTCTAGACATAATAAGCCTTTTCGAAGAAAGTCTACAGTAGTGAAAGAGTCACCGGTGAAACGTTCATTGCGGTTTGATACGTCGAGGAGGATAGATGATTGGATCCAACCTCAAGGTGTCTTTGATAGATCAAGTAGCAGGAGAGACGCCAAAGATAATAAGTTCACTAAATCCAAAATCATGTTGAGCAGCTCCGATAGGTATTACTACGATCATCAGGTTGAGAAGATACCTGAGTTAGCTGATCATGACCAAGAACTGAGAAGCGGGGCCTCGAGTGCTGCTTTGAAACCACCAGATTTGGAGATTGATCTAAAGGTCGTAGAACCGAAGAAGCTAGATAGATGGAATAGCCTTGACTCCAGAGTTCGGTTGACTGAGTTTGAAAAGTCGAGTTCCAAAAGGTTgtctgatcatcatcatcagattgACAAGGAACAACCACTTGTTCCTCGGGAGTTAACTAAGAAGCAGAGTGTTTCTGCTGTTCCAAAGGAGTCAGAGCTGAAGCAAGTCTCAGCAGGTTGGCCTACATGGCTAGTCTCCGTTGCTGGTGAGGCGTTAGTTGACTGGGCTCCACGTAGAGCGAGCACCTTCGAGAAACTCGAGAAAgtaaagtttctttcttttgatccATAGTTCTGTTTACTACAAACTTAAACTTTTTCCATTGGATGCAAGATTGGGCAAGGAACGTATAGCAGCGTCTACAGAGCACGCGACCTCATCCACAACAACAAGATCGTGGCGCTAAAAAAAGTCCGGTTCGATCTCAACGACATAGAAAGCGTCAAGTTCATGGCGAGAGAGATCATAGTAATGAGACGTCTCGATCATCCCAACGTCCTCAAACTCCAAGGACTCATCACCGCCCCTCTTTCCTCCTCCCTCTACTTAGTCTTCGACTACATGGATCATGACCTCTTAGGCCTCTCTTCCCTCCCCGGTCTCAACTTCACAGAGCCTCAGGTACTAATACTATACTACTCTTAAAAAGTGTAGAGTGTGTCTTTTAATAATGTCTctatgttgttgttgtgttaGGTCAAGTGTTACATGAGACAACTACTAAGCGGGCTTGAACATTGTCACAGCCGTGGTGTGCTTCATCGCGATATTAAAGGATCAAACCTTTTGATTGATGGTAATGGAGTTTTGAAGATAGCTGATTTCGGTTTAGCGACGTTTTTCGACAAGGATAAAACTGTTCCGTTGACTAGCCATGTTGTCACTCTTTGGTACCGACCACCAGAGCTTTTGCTTGGAGCCTCTCGTTACGGTGTTGGTGTTGATCTATGGAGCACAGGTTGCATCTTAGGTGAGTTGTACGCTGGTAAACCGATCCTACCTGGCAAAACCGAAGTAGAACAGTTGCATAAGATCTTCAAGCTGTGTGGTTCACCAACGGAAGGTTACTGGAGAAAACATGAGTTACCACCGTCTTCAGCTGGATTCAGAAGCGCTGTTCCTTATAGAAGGAAGTTATCAGAGACGTATAAGGAGTTTCCCGAGAGTGTTCTTTTGCTTCTGGAGACGTTGCTCTCCGTAGATCCTGATCACCGTAGCTCTGCGAGTAGTGCACTTGAGAGTGAGGTAACTTTGTTCTTTATGTTTTTACTTTCCCGAGAGTGTTCTTGTGATGATGGAagtattttccttttttgttgttgttgtcagtACTTTAAAACCAAGCCGTTTGCTTGTGATCCGTCTTGTCTACCAAAGTATCCACCTAGTAAAGAGATTGATGCTAAATTGCGGGATGAAGAGAAAAGGCAACGACCTGAGAAACAAGAAAGGCAAGACTCTCTGGGGAGAAGATCACACGAGAGAAAAGCTATCCCACCACCGATCAGAGCAAACCACTCTCTATCAATGTCAATGGATGTAAGTAAACTCTATAATAAGGTCTTTTAACTTTCAAAGGTCACAAAGCAAATCactctttgtgtgtgtgtgtgtgtgtggcaAAATGCAGAGACCATACCTAGATTTGAAGAGCAGAAACGAGAGTTTCAAGTCGTTTAAGGAAGAAAGGACTTCTCATGTGCCCCAAGTTCCTGATTATCCAAATATGCAAACAAGAAACAATCAAAGCAATGAGAGAGTTTCATACTCGGGTCCGTTGATGAGCAACGGGAAGATGGGTAAGTCAACAATGTATGTGAAGGAGAATGCACCTCCTCCTAGATATCCTCCATCTAGAGTAAACCCGAGGGTTTTGTCAGGCTCAGTCTCCTCCAAGGCGTTATTAGATCAGCCAGTTACTAATCAAAGAAGAAGGGATAGACGAGCGTACAATAGAGCTGATACTATGGATAGTAGACATATGACGATACCAATCGACCCATCTTGGGTTAGTTTAATGATCTCTCTGTTTTTGACCCATCTATCTTGGGATACTAGTTTATGAACTTATATCACTTACACATTACTGTGTTTCTTTTGTGTGTACAGTATGATCCTAGTGATAGCAAGATTTACACGTCCGGAAGACCGTTGTTGGAACAGCCAAGCAGAGTGGATCAGATGCTTGAGGAACATGAAAGACAGATCCAGGAATTTAATAGACAAACACAGAAGGCGCGAGAAGGCAAAACTGGCACATGATGTAAACGAATCATCAAACTAGACACTGGACTTTGTACTTGGAAGCTACAGTTGAGTAAGGTTTAAGATCTGTCATTAGAATTTCTGTTGGTTCATATATTTGTGACTATACCATATGTTAGTCACACTTGGCTTAAGCTGCCGATTGTTTGATTAGTTTCTTGTATTTAAGATGTGTAATTATAGAGACTGATCTGTGTAAATTACATAGTGAGATTGTCCTTCACATATGATAAAAAGATTTCCGAGTGTCTATGGTTATTGTATGAATGTAATACAAGTATTGTACGATAATCATAATCTCATTGCCGCTTAACCAACTTCCTGATTGTCTCAAGTACAGATATCATTCATCCAATCTCATTGCCGCTTAGATAAACTAAATTATCTTAAATTCAAATTTCTTTCAAGAATATGatataacaaaaacataaagtGTTTAAAGGATTtgcaaaacataaaactattagaaaacaaaactgAAGATCAGAATATTAGAAGTCATTCTCATACACATTAATGTGTCAGAAGGTGTCCTAAGATTTTAACTGATTTATCATCACTTCTCCAGTTTTACCATCATCAAATAATACCAAAACCGAATTGAATCAAAACACACAAGATTTGTCAAGGACAAGAAAATTTTCAACACAACCGATGAAATAAATCAAAAGATAGTcagcaaaataaaaagaaacgaACTCTATGGAAAAATTAGGAAGCAACTAAGAATCAGAAAGAACGTAGCGAGTTGAAATTTTTATCGATCATAAGATCATCACCTATGCACAACTTTCATCactttcttcaaaaaaaaagccctttgaaaaccaaataaacgactgataaaaaactgaaaacatcaaaaattcATTGGTGACGAATAGAACTTGGCGTCTAATCTTATCTTGGAGTCATATAGAGAGATGGAAGTATATAAAGGAGATGACCatgaaaccctaaacctaaaagACATGTTCGGACAAAAGTACAATATGGGCTTTGTTTTTGATTGGATATGAACAAGAAACACAAAGGGGCATGTTAGGACAAAAGTACGGATTAGGCCTTAGTTAGATTCAGCCCATTTGTGCAAACGATGCCGTTTCACCCGGAAACTGTTCTTTTGAccactttctttttcttttacttttgcAAACCAGACCTCATATTTTCTAATAACTAGAATAAAAGCCAAGTAGGTTCCTAAATTTTCAAAACGTTAACAACTTTCAATTTTCTCTCTCGCAAGGCAATCCGATTACACACTTTCAAACAGACTTTAAagacaactagattttgacccgcccttcaaagggcgggtatattttttgttttaatctttttttgaaaaattatttgtttgtatttgatttattttataatcatatttgtgttagttactaatttaatttgatataatagtcttttaaataaatgaaatatatagatGGATCCAATATGTCACATTTATTGGGTTTTTAACCAAAgatttaaacataagtaattttatgttaaatttagatacttgttcatgtattacaaaatttatatgtgatttgttcttttttatttttaatttgaaatttatatattttagtttatagaattttatatgatttaaacgGATAGTCAAACCCaaactaaaacccataaaatatgaattgaaacaaaaatttgaattctGAATAGACTTAAACCAAaatctcatcatataattaaacttcttaatttattaataataaatattaaaatatcaacaacttaaaatatttgtgttcaaatattaataacataaacaatTTTTCGACCCACACTTGAAAGcaccatatattttatgatgtaaaatttcattaataattttacaaaaattagtaAATTCGTAAAGATTTTGTCTATTTTGAAACAGGAAAATTCGGATATGTTTTCAAATCTATAGATCTAGTGATTCAATATGTAATCCGGTTTGGATTTCAAGAGATATTCATcaactaaaattttgataaaacccACAAAAACCGTTAAAACCAGAGGATGCATGTTGAACCTATAGGTGATtgatataattcaattttatttaaattgttatttttttataaatttaaaatttaatttcaatgttttaattagatatttagataattattaattgataaaagtcATGTCCAACATAAGTATTTTTATCTCCTATTGGTATAGGTGAACatatgaacatgacctattgaccTATACCAAACATAACAAAACTTATACCCGCGGATCTTAAAatatgaacatgacctattgatataagTGTAGTCcaactatttaataaaatagattaaaaactattaactatttagaagaaatattatacaaaaaacaccgattttttttaaatataaaacaaaaaatatacccgcccttttaagagCGGATCAGAATCTATTTGTATTTGGATTATATAGCGTAACTCTAATTTGttgtagaaaatgtttaaattatattttatgtgaaatgaaatataaataatttaaattttaaaaaatttctaaatttttaaaaattactttttaatactgatatatttataaactatattattaaattagaaaaatgacCTATTAATAGTCcagctattttataaaattattaaaactttttactaatccacaaatatgattacaaagaaaaacataaatataattaaaaagatacaaatataaaaattaaatttctagaaaatgtaaaacaaaaaatatactcacTCTTTGAAATGTTGATCAGAAtctaaattgtattatattatcttaattaAACCACAGTTCAtttccattaatttttatagtggacataatatttattaatgtaaagtatcaatattattgtttccaaatgatataatttttatttattgaactaCGTAAGGTTGTCCACAGTTTGTAATAAGTAGTGAACCACtaatattttggaattaaaGGGTGACTTTACAAAATATGCATACATCTTAGAAgcattacaaaattattttatgaataataataattactgGAACTGAATTTATTCTGATGgatgccaaaagaaaaaaataaccgcATATTACGTAACATATAGGTGGAAGTTACAGATTTAGGAAACCAACGTGgaagttacaattttttaataaaggtaattacataatatatctagataattatttagatgcattatattttatgttggacataacctttaatcaattggacatgttgaagaattaatagaatagatcaTCAAGTATCAGCAGACTTCCTGATTTAGATTTGACAAATGAAATTGTTTATAAGATGCACATACACATGTATGTGTTCTCACTTCTTACATATCAAAAggcaaaccaaacaaaattgtACATATAGACCTCACTACTTGGCTACCTTCTCTGTGCCTTGAATCTTGAAACCGGTTTTGATGGTTGAGACCCTGAAGGCTGCTTGCatattaaataaacaaacaaaaacgtGCAAAGTAAGAATCGTATTTTCAGCATTGTGAGTGTCGTATGGTAGAAACATACCTGCATTTTGCCGTGTGTGTTGGTTTCTAGATTATGAAAGTGCTCTACGATCGATCCAGTAAAAGCCTGCAACGGTTTGGACCAGAGATATTTAACGAGCTTAAATGAAAACATCAAATCTGCCTCAACAACTATACTACTAGCAAACATTTGAGGGGGAGAGATATGTAACCTTGTTAGTATCAAACTTAGGCTCCGGTTTCTGTATAGGTGactgcaccaaaaaaaaaaaaagttgatacGATCATTTGTGAGATTCTAGTtaaaagtttatgttttgtttgtagCAAAACTTATCTATTAAGTTCTAAGTAGAGTATAGCTTAAGAGTATAAGATCGATATGTACCTCTATCTTTTGTGGAACTACAGTACTGGAACTTGCTTTTGCTCTGGAAACAGCGGATGCTGTTGCTTGAAAGTCTCTCCATGTTTCAGCGTTTTGCTGGGGGATTCCGCCACGTGGTTGATCTTCTGGtgataaaaataacatatatatgttGGTTAGAGAAATGGAAGATTAGTCAATCTTGATTCGATAGTGAAGTCAAACTTTCTGATGTCTGAAACTGCTTTTGGATCAAAGAGCTAAACCTTTTTGGAGATACTGTGGCTTCGGTCCAATAGAAGAGCTATGACCAGACACCTTGTCAAGAACAGATCCAATCCTATTGTCGTCTCCGAGACCCTTCACAATGTCCTGCTCGCTCTCCTCCACATCATGTTCTTTACTTccatcatcctcatcctcaCCCTCACCCTCCTCCTGTTCTTCTTCCATTTCAAGCTCGTTCAACTTGGCCATGATTCGAGCAAATTCATCGTCTTTATCTTCACCTTCTCCAGCCTCTCCTCCAGTATGACCAGAAGACTCTTCTTTCTTAACACCTGGAGTAAGCACAGTTGCAGaagaatcttcttcttcttcatcatcttcatactCTTCTCTTATCTCAAGAAGCCCTTCCTATTAAAGAAACACCAACTTAAGATGCATAtgcagaattaaaaaaaaaaaaaagggataaAAGCACCAACAGAAACATACCGATACTTCTGAAGCAGTTTTAGCAAAGAAGGAAGCCTCCGTTTGAAAATCATCAATCTCAGCTTTAAGAGAATGAATCTGAGACTGTAACGTCTTGTCTCTTCTCCTCAAAACATCAACTGTCTGCTTCGATGTTCTGTCCGTATAATAATTCTCTCCCAAAAACAcctatgttaaaaaaaaaagacaaatccTTTACTTAAGTTTAAAACCAATGTTAAAAGCTTCTAGAAGCATCATGAAACTTACCAAACACTCGTTGGTGTGAATCAATCGACCTGGAAAAAATGCTTTTTTACCGAAAGGAACCTGTGTACAAAAGATTCTTCTTCATCAAAAAAAGGAGTACGaaaattagaatatatatagtaGTGCTGAAAGAGTGAAAACACTCGCCATGATGTTGTGATGGAGTTGATCGGGGAGCTTCTTGACGAGGCTGATGAGATTGTCGTTCTCGTCGACGAACTGTTGAAGACGATTCATCTCTTCACGCTTCTCTCTGATTCTCTCCTCGACGAAGCTAGCTGCTTTCCGTGCCTCCTCCTCTGAGAACAACGACCCTAACGGCGTCACTGTTCCTTTCGTCTGCGGCGGCGCCATTCCGGCGAGGGTTAGAGCAAACAGACGAttggagagagggagagaaggagaaaaaaaaaaccgagaGGGAAGTGAGTCTACACAAAAAGGCTTTATATCTTATTCTGAACTTCATGGGCCGATATGTTATGGCCCATATATGtttctaaatattaatattccaccgggtatctatactattaaatcagAATCATATCGgtatttttactctttttatctTTACTAAagagtttttcttttgtattcattaagggtattatGGACATTCTGCGCCGGTTTCCTAATTCAGTTTCGGTATgtgattatttccatgtttgatattgcattgttttagtatttttccAACCGGTCATATTTGAAACTGCGtcgtttttaaaatatttaatgttttggttttaaaccgctttttcctaaatctaaTCTCATCTACTATTGATTATTTTCTGATTCGAAATGATAATAGGATTGAATATTGCCGAACAGAACTAAAGTTTTCGGTGAAGTCGTTTGGTTCCGTTATGAGTTTGGTTAGACTGgtaagttatttaaattcaataatAGCAATGCCGATTATTCTTTAAGATTTTagttaattctaaaattattaattttgacaacaatcattatcatttaaaacaattttgaaaaatataaatatattttaaacaaatatccaacttatgatcaccgaatttgtcttatcattaaACAAAAtctcaatattaaaaatatcggGTTACCAACCGGTAACCCGTTCAATGGcaggtccgagtcgggtttcaaaacacagatcaaaactataaaactgttatattgatttatatttaaaatatctaattcataATTCAAAATTGGAAACCTAAAAACAtttacaatatagttttaaccgaaAATAAACtcggatataaaatacatatatgaaacgggttatataaatgcatatacaagacagattatataaatgtgattatataaaattttcaccaaaaataaacccgcgctttggaagcgtggatcaaaatctagtgaaaGATTATTTTTGAATGAATGGTCAGAGGTGGACGTTGGATAGATGTTCGGGGGTTCAGATCGGATATTTCagattttcgggtattttggTATGGGTATAGAATTCGTTCGGATATTTATGTATTTCGATTCGGGTTCGAGTGTTTTTAATTCGAGTTcgattatttttcaaatatttagtttttgaagaaaaaagtCAACTTTTAAgttctttttgttaaaaatttagattttgattaactgatttttttaatagataaaatgataaaacatttcaaaaataaataaacattaatttggctattatttttagaatatggatgtaactgaaacaaaaaactctatatttattttaaatgaatatcagatcattttttcataattatatgtatattatatgattttaaagtatttatgtataacatcaatataaatattttaaataaaatgagagatgtaaactagaaatataaggatACATACACATATGTTGGGTTATCTTtagatatccattcgggtttggatatctaatatctcttaaatcaatatatgttcaatatATGTTCACGTATTTTTGCTAGTACGATTCAGATTTCAATTCGgattttcggatcgggttcagaTACACGTTCGGATATCGAATAATATACCACCCCTACAAAGGGTTATGTACTTATGTGTATAAGTTGTATCATTGCTAAAATTTTGGGTACCCCACTGACAAATTTTTAAGTTGCATCATTAATATTGATCATTTATTAGATTATGATGCGTAATATAGTTTACACACACATGCGTCACATGTAATGCAAAGATTGGAAATAATGCAACTGGGTTGGCAAGTAGGATTATTAACACACAAGAAGATGGCCGAGGACATGTGCGATGTTTTAATTCAACACCCCAGTTCATTACATCTTCGGATCCAAATCAACTATTTCGTCACTACACTAAACAATTCccaaatctatttatataataagcTTGAAAGGAATATATGTGTTGCCCTCACAAAGTTTTAATAAGTTATAGGTAATAAGCTTTAATAAATAGCagtattttttgataaattgtTAACTTAGAAAACCTAAAATTTAGTTACAATAGACTGAGTTAAAAGCttgtataataaaattattttgtttgaatcaTTTGTTTGTTACTAAAAATGTCTTCCAATGCATTTATCAACAAGCTAAAAGATCTATGAATAAGAGTATGAATAGGAACTTCTAACCATGTGATATGTGaggaaaaaaatacaatataggGACAAatctagaagaagaaaaaaaaacaataccaaATCTCAAATGATAATTTCTTACTTAAAATgatgttatattgatttattctAAACGATGTCGTtcaaaattattagtaaaatatatcGGTCAACGTATTTGCGAGTTAAGTAATATTTACTGTTTGACGACTAATGCGATGTTAGTCAAAGTAGATTTAGTCTTAAATACTAAATCTGGAGAGTTATT
The Raphanus sativus cultivar WK10039 chromosome 1, ASM80110v3, whole genome shotgun sequence DNA segment above includes these coding regions:
- the LOC130510435 gene encoding uncharacterized protein LOC130510435 isoform X1, encoding MAPPQTKGTVTPLGSLFSEEEARKAASFVEERIREKREEMNRLQQFVDENDNLISLVKKLPDQLHHNIMVPFGKKAFFPGRLIHTNECLVFLGENYYTDRTSKQTVDVLRRRDKTLQSQIHSLKAEIDDFQTEASFFAKTASEVSEGLLEIREEYEDDEEEEDSSATVLTPGVKKEESSGHTGGEAGEGEDKDDEFARIMAKLNELEMEEEQEEGEGEDEDDGSKEHDVEESEQDIVKGLGDDNRIGSVLDKVSGHSSSIGPKPQYLQKEDQPRGGIPQQNAETWRDFQATASAVSRAKASSSTVVPQKIESPIQKPEPKFDTNKAFTGSIVEHFHNLETNTHGKMQPSGSQPSKPVSRFKAQRR
- the LOC130510435 gene encoding uncharacterized protein LOC130510435 isoform X2; the encoded protein is MAPPQTKGTVTPLGSLFSEEEARKAASFVEERIREKREEMNRLQQFVDENDNLISLVKKLPDQLHHNIMVPFGKKAFFPGRLIHTNECLVFLGENYYTDRTSKQTVDVLRRRDKTLQSQIHSLKAEIDDFQTEASFFAKTASEVSEGLLEIREEYEDDEEEEDSSATVLTPGVKKEESSGHTGGEAGEGEDKDDEFARIMAKLNELEMEEEQEEGEGEDEDDGSKEHDVEESEQDIVKGLGDDNRIGSVLDKVSGHSSSIGPKPQYLQKDQPRGGIPQQNAETWRDFQATASAVSRAKASSSTVVPQKIESPIQKPEPKFDTNKAFTGSIVEHFHNLETNTHGKMQPSGSQPSKPVSRFKAQRR
- the LOC108837871 gene encoding probable serine/threonine-protein kinase At1g54610 — its product is MGGCVSSRHNKPFRRKSTVVKESPVKRSLRFDTSRRIDDWIQPQGVFDRSSSRRDAKDNKFTKSKIMLSSSDRYYYDHQVEKIPELADHDQELRSGASSAALKPPDLEIDLKVVEPKKLDRWNSLDSRVRLTEFEKSSSKRLSDHHHQIDKEQPLVPRELTKKQSVSAVPKESELKQVSAGWPTWLVSVAGEALVDWAPRRASTFEKLEKIGQGTYSSVYRARDLIHNNKIVALKKVRFDLNDIESVKFMAREIIVMRRLDHPNVLKLQGLITAPLSSSLYLVFDYMDHDLLGLSSLPGLNFTEPQVKCYMRQLLSGLEHCHSRGVLHRDIKGSNLLIDGNGVLKIADFGLATFFDKDKTVPLTSHVVTLWYRPPELLLGASRYGVGVDLWSTGCILGELYAGKPILPGKTEVEQLHKIFKLCGSPTEGYWRKHELPPSSAGFRSAVPYRRKLSETYKEFPESVLLLLETLLSVDPDHRSSASSALESEYFKTKPFACDPSCLPKYPPSKEIDAKLRDEEKRQRPEKQERQDSLGRRSHERKAIPPPIRANHSLSMSMDRPYLDLKSRNESFKSFKEERTSHVPQVPDYPNMQTRNNQSNERVSYSGPLMSNGKMGKSTMYVKENAPPPRYPPSRVNPRVLSGSVSSKALLDQPVTNQRRRDRRAYNRADTMDSRHMTIPIDPSWYDPSDSKIYTSGRPLLEQPSRVDQMLEEHERQIQEFNRQTQKAREGKTGT